AGAAGCGAGCAATATCCGAATGGTGGGGATCGAGTTCTGGATACCCGTTTGTCATCCATTCGGCAACCACCCTGGCGGTACCGGGCCCTTCCTTGATCCAGATGGCGGCGGCCGACCACAAGTTGCGAACCTCGACCGTCTCACCGATGAGCGGCATGGCGTCCGGCGTGAGCGACAAGAGTCCATTGATGCCGTACTTGATCTCGGCCCCGTCCAGGATGTCGCCCATGAGTTCCAGTGCGTCTTCAAGCTGGGGATCAAAGTCCTCTTCGGTAAGTGGGAGTTCGGTGGGTGACAGACGGGACTCTTCGATCGACGGAATGTCGTTGGGATGGTGGAAGATGGGTCGGTGGGCGTACGAGCCCACCTCCATCGATCCACCCGTCTGACGCTCATACATGAATGTGTCCATGTCGCGGATGATCGGATAGCCGATCTCATTGCCGGTCGCACCAAGAATCTCGATCGGACCGACGTCAATCATCTGATGCACCGCCGGGGTGAGTGGGATGGTGGCCCCGGCCATCTCGGCCATGCGGGGGCTCCAAACTCCACAGGCGATGACGACGTATTCGGCTTCGACCCGGCCCTTGTTGGTGACGACTGCCTTGACGGCCCCATCGGCGGTTTCAATGTCGAGAACTTCGGTATTCGGATGAATCGAGATGGCATCCAGGGCGAGGGCTTTCTCGCGCATGATGGTGCCTGCCCGCAGGGAGTCGACCACCGAGACCGTCGGGTAGTAGCAGCCGCCGAGCACGATATCCGTGTTCACAAAGGGAACCATCTCTTTGACCTCGGCGGGCGTCAAGAGCCGGGCGGGGATACCCCAGGTTTTGGCCGATGTCATCCGGCGGCGCAGCTCTTCCAGACGAGCTTCGGTACGGGCCAACTCGATGCCGCCGCAGGTTGTGCTGACTCCCATCGCCTCGTATTGCCGTTGGGAGTCGAACGTCAGTGATGTCATCTCTTTCGAGTGATCCACCGGGAAGAGGAAGTTCGAAGCGTGACCGGTGGATCCGCCCGGGTTTGGCAATGGGCCTTTGTCGATCTGAACGATGTCCGTCCATCCGAGTTCGGCGAGATGGCCGACCAGAAAGTTGCCGACTATGCCGGCCCCAATAACAACAACTTTGGCGTTTGACGGAAGATCGGACACGACAGCTCCTTAGAGGTTTCGAGACTCGTCCCACAATGCGGTACTCAACTACATCGTGGAACGCGACAATACCCGTTTTTACCTGTCTGTGTCTACCCGATCCGTCACAACGATCGGCGTTCTTGGTAGAAGCCAAAATAGTGGACAGGGTACGGACCGAGCCATTAGAGTCCCACCATATAGAACTGTCCCACATCGTGGTCCACTCGCGATGCTGCACACCATTGGCGGCCACATGTCCGATGAAGACGAAATCATCCTCGCCGAGCTGAGCGACGACGACCTTACCGCCCAGATGCACGACGACCTCTATGACGGACTCGCCGCAGAAATCGTCGAAGGAACCAACATCCTCCTCGGACGAGGTTGGGGACCCGCCAAGGTGCTCGATCTCGCTCTCGTGGAAGGTATGCGAATCGTTGGGATCGACTTCCGTGACGGCATCTTGTTCGTCCCCGAGGTGTTGCTCGCCGCCAACGCCATGAAGGCAGGCATGGCGATTCTCCGGCCGCTACTCGTAGAGACCGGGGCCGAGTCGATCGGCAAAATCGTCATCGGCACGGTCAAGGGTGACATCCACGACATCGGGAAAAACCTGGTCGGCATGATGCTCGAGGGGGCCGGCTTCGAGGTCATCGACCTCGGCATCAACAACCCGGTTGAGAGCTACCTGGCGGCCATCGAGGAGCACAAACCCGATCTCATCGGCATGTCTGCCCTCCTCACGACCACGATGCCATATATGAAGGTCGTCATCGACACCCTCAAAGAAAAGGGCATCCGGGACGATTACATCGTGCTCGTCGGCGGTGCCCCGCTCAACGAGGAATTCGGGGCTGCCGTCGGAGCCGATGCCTACTGTCGCGATGCAGCCGTGGCTGCCGAGACTGCCCAGGCACTCATGGCCAAAAAACGACTCCTTGCGAGCGAGGATGCCTGATCTCCCCCAGGTTCTCATCCTGGCTTGTGGAGCCCTCGCTCGCGAATACCTCGATCTGATCGAACGCAACGGATGGAACAACGTCACGCTCGAGTGCCTTCCGGCCAAACTCCACAACACCCCCAAACTCATCACCGACGCCGTCCGAGAACGGCTTGATCGAGCCGAAGGGTCCTTCGACAGCATTCTCATCGGATATGCCGACTGCGGGACCGGAGGGCA
This portion of the Acidimicrobiia bacterium genome encodes:
- a CDS encoding FAD-dependent oxidoreductase, with the translated sequence MSDLPSNAKVVVIGAGIVGNFLVGHLAELGWTDIVQIDKGPLPNPGGSTGHASNFLFPVDHSKEMTSLTFDSQRQYEAMGVSTTCGGIELARTEARLEELRRRMTSAKTWGIPARLLTPAEVKEMVPFVNTDIVLGGCYYPTVSVVDSLRAGTIMREKALALDAISIHPNTEVLDIETADGAVKAVVTNKGRVEAEYVVIACGVWSPRMAEMAGATIPLTPAVHQMIDVGPIEILGATGNEIGYPIIRDMDTFMYERQTGGSMEVGSYAHRPIFHHPNDIPSIEESRLSPTELPLTEEDFDPQLEDALELMGDILDGAEIKYGINGLLSLTPDAMPLIGETVEVRNLWSAAAIWIKEGPGTARVVAEWMTNGYPELDPHHSDIARFYPFDRTEEHVLARAAEHFNKTYGIVHPREQWASERNQRVASFHDRTKALGAVYFQAGGWERPHWYESNAPLVEKYGVQNREHEWDARWWSPIQNAEHLAMRENVGMVDLTAFVIFDFEGPGVVDYMQMMTVNQIDKPVGSAIYTPLLTEKGGFKADLTVLRLGDNLFRVVTGAFDGPRDEAWFRKHLPADGSVTFTDRTEDICTIGVWGPRARDLVSTLTSDDISHEGFPYGTTREATIAGLSARMFRISYVGDLGWEIYVDMADGPALWDALYEAGQAFGVVPVGAGVYGTTGRVEKGYRLMGAELESDFTPVEAGLARPRVKDADFIGKAGYLAAREAPVAATLCTLSVDDHTSASGIKRYMTGSEPI
- a CDS encoding B12-binding domain-containing protein, which produces MSDEDEIILAELSDDDLTAQMHDDLYDGLAAEIVEGTNILLGRGWGPAKVLDLALVEGMRIVGIDFRDGILFVPEVLLAANAMKAGMAILRPLLVETGAESIGKIVIGTVKGDIHDIGKNLVGMMLEGAGFEVIDLGINNPVESYLAAIEEHKPDLIGMSALLTTTMPYMKVVIDTLKEKGIRDDYIVLVGGAPLNEEFGAAVGADAYCRDAAVAAETAQALMAKKRLLASEDA